One Sanguibacter keddieii DSM 10542 genomic window carries:
- a CDS encoding TetR/AcrR family transcriptional regulator, with protein sequence MSALRSDAARSRARILDAARTLDRATLRLNDVAREAGVGVGTVYRHFPTVHALVEALSADTLDTMLATSRRAAADPDPGDGLALYLRSALTLQLEDGGLQAVLLSPDDEAESVRTAKREIFESFTSVLESARAAGIVRPDLTVDHLAHLVCGIEHAVRLGTPDDFPLLLQVMLDGLRPPASR encoded by the coding sequence ATGTCAGCCCTCCGCTCCGACGCAGCCCGCAGCAGGGCGCGCATCCTCGACGCCGCCCGGACGCTCGACCGGGCGACCCTGCGGCTCAACGACGTCGCCCGCGAGGCCGGTGTCGGCGTCGGGACGGTGTACCGCCACTTCCCGACGGTCCACGCGCTCGTCGAGGCCCTCTCCGCCGACACCCTCGACACCATGCTCGCCACGTCTCGGCGCGCTGCAGCAGACCCTGACCCGGGCGACGGGCTGGCGCTCTACCTGCGCTCCGCGCTCACGCTCCAGCTCGAGGACGGCGGTCTTCAGGCCGTGCTCCTCTCCCCCGACGACGAGGCCGAGTCCGTCCGGACCGCCAAGCGCGAGATCTTCGAGTCCTTCACCTCCGTCCTCGAGTCCGCCCGCGCCGCCGGCATCGTCCGCCCCGACCTCACGGTCGACCACCTGGCACACCTCGTCTGCGGCATCGAGCACGCAGTACGACTCGGCACGCCCGACGACTTCCCCCTGCTCCTGCAGGTGATGCTCGACGGGCTGAGGCCCCCAGCCAGCCGTTAA